The Lonsdalea populi genome window below encodes:
- the purL gene encoding phosphoribosylformylglycinamidine synthase encodes MEILRGSPALSAFRINKLLTRCKDNFLPISDIYAEYMHFADVTAPLSHDEKTQLARLLKYGPSLPEHDPAGRLMLVTPRPGTLSPWSSKATDIVHNCGLSTVRRLERGLAFYIHAPTLSEAQWQSLSELLHDRMMETVFSELQQAERLFVQHEPAPLQRVDIMAEGRQALEAANLLLGLALAEDEIDYLIDAFTRLNRNPTDIELYMFAQANSEHCRHKIFNADWVIDGVKQPKSLFKMIKNTYEQTPDFVLSAYKDNAAVMTGSAVGRFFPNPQGRYEYHQEDAHILMKVETHNHPTAISPWPGAATGSGGEIRDEGATGRGAKPKAGLVGFSVSNLRIPGFIQPWEQDFGKPDRIVNALDIMLEGPLGGAAFNNEFGRPALTGYFRTYEESVDSHNGTEVRGYHKPIMLAGGIGNIRADHVQKGEIAIGAKLIVLGGPAMNIGLGGGAASSMTSGQSDADLDFASVQRDNPEMERRCQEVIDVCWQLGDENPILFIHDVGAGGLSNAMPELVSDGGRGGRFELRDILNDEPGMSPLEVWCNESQERYVLAVAPEQLATFDAICRRERAPYAVIGEATEEQHLTLNDRHFDNQPIDMPLEVLLGKAPKMQRDVTRLHNEGKPLNFDNIYLADAIERVLHLPAVAEKTFLITIGDRSVTGMVARDQMVGPWQVPVADCAVTTASLDSYYGEAMSIGERTPVALRNFAASARLAVGEALTNIAATHIGDLKRIKLSANWMSAAGHPGEDAGLYEAVKAVGEELCPALGLTIPVGKDSMSMKTRWQENGEDHAVTSPLSLVITAFGRVEDVRNTVTPQLRTDKDNALLLIDLGIGHHALGATALAQVYRQLGRKTADVRSPEQLAGFFNAMQKLVADKALLAYHDRSDGGLLVTLVEMAFAGHCGLSADIGSMGEDGLTILFNEELGAVIQVEADRRAEVEQVLAAFGLAECVHYLGRAEAGNQFVISLGEEVIYREKRSTLRSWWAETTWQMQRLRDNPQCADEEHLAKEDDSDPGLNVSLSFDPQEDITAPFINTQVRPKVAVLREQGVNSHVEMAAAFDRAGFEAIDVHMSDLLAGRRDLQDFQALVACGGFSYGDVLGAGEGWAKSILFNSRVRDEFSAFFARPQTLALGVCNGCQMMSTLRELIPGAENWPRFVRNKSDRFEARFSLVEIAQSPSLFMQDMAGSRMPIVVSHGEGLVEVRDAAQLAALEQQQLVALRFVNNYGQVAENYPANPNGSPRGITAVTSVGGRATIMMPHPERVFRTVSNSWHPDSWGEDSPWMRMFRNARKQLG; translated from the coding sequence ATGGAAATACTGCGTGGTTCCCCGGCTTTATCGGCTTTTCGTATCAACAAACTATTGACGCGTTGCAAAGACAATTTTCTGCCCATCAGCGATATCTACGCTGAATATATGCATTTCGCCGACGTTACCGCCCCGTTAAGCCACGATGAAAAAACGCAGCTGGCCCGCTTGCTGAAATACGGTCCCTCACTCCCCGAACACGATCCCGCAGGCCGCCTGATGTTGGTCACGCCTCGTCCCGGCACCCTTTCTCCCTGGTCTTCCAAAGCCACGGACATTGTGCACAACTGCGGCCTGAGCACCGTTCGTCGTCTGGAGCGCGGTCTGGCTTTCTATATTCATGCGCCGACGCTGAGTGAAGCACAGTGGCAGTCGCTGAGCGAACTGCTGCACGACCGTATGATGGAGACGGTGTTCAGCGAACTGCAACAGGCGGAGCGTTTGTTTGTTCAGCACGAACCCGCGCCCCTTCAGCGGGTCGACATCATGGCGGAAGGGCGTCAGGCACTCGAAGCCGCCAACCTTCTTCTCGGACTGGCGCTGGCGGAAGACGAAATCGATTATCTGATCGACGCCTTTACCCGCCTGAACCGCAATCCGACCGACATCGAACTCTATATGTTCGCGCAGGCCAACTCGGAACACTGCCGGCACAAAATCTTCAACGCCGACTGGGTCATCGACGGCGTAAAACAGCCCAAATCCCTGTTCAAAATGATTAAAAATACCTATGAACAGACGCCGGATTTCGTGCTGTCCGCCTATAAAGACAACGCCGCCGTCATGACTGGCTCCGCCGTAGGACGCTTTTTCCCGAATCCGCAGGGTCGCTATGAATATCATCAGGAAGACGCTCATATCCTGATGAAAGTGGAAACCCATAACCATCCCACCGCCATCTCGCCGTGGCCGGGCGCCGCCACCGGCTCTGGCGGCGAAATTCGTGACGAAGGCGCGACCGGACGCGGCGCCAAGCCAAAAGCCGGACTGGTTGGTTTTTCCGTTTCCAACCTGCGCATACCCGGCTTTATTCAGCCGTGGGAGCAGGACTTCGGCAAGCCGGATCGCATCGTCAACGCGTTGGATATCATGCTGGAAGGCCCGCTGGGCGGCGCGGCGTTCAACAACGAATTCGGCCGTCCGGCCCTGACCGGTTACTTCCGTACTTATGAAGAGTCGGTCGACAGCCACAATGGAACGGAAGTCCGCGGTTACCATAAACCTATTATGCTGGCGGGCGGGATCGGCAACATTCGCGCGGATCATGTGCAGAAGGGCGAGATCGCCATCGGTGCGAAGCTGATCGTGCTGGGCGGACCGGCGATGAATATTGGTCTGGGCGGTGGCGCGGCCTCTTCCATGACCTCCGGCCAGTCCGATGCCGATCTGGACTTCGCCTCGGTGCAGCGTGATAACCCGGAAATGGAGCGCCGCTGTCAGGAAGTGATCGACGTTTGCTGGCAGCTCGGTGACGAAAACCCGATTCTGTTCATTCATGACGTGGGCGCGGGCGGCCTGTCCAACGCCATGCCGGAGCTGGTCAGCGACGGCGGGCGCGGCGGCCGTTTCGAACTGCGCGACATTTTGAACGACGAGCCGGGCATGAGCCCGTTGGAAGTGTGGTGTAACGAGTCGCAGGAGCGCTATGTGCTGGCGGTCGCGCCGGAACAGTTGGCGACATTCGACGCCATTTGTCGCCGCGAGCGTGCGCCCTACGCCGTGATCGGCGAAGCGACCGAGGAACAGCATCTGACGCTGAACGATCGCCACTTCGACAATCAACCGATCGACATGCCGCTGGAAGTGCTGCTGGGTAAAGCGCCGAAAATGCAGCGCGATGTGACCCGGCTGCACAATGAAGGCAAGCCGCTCAACTTCGACAATATCTATCTGGCCGACGCTATCGAGCGCGTACTCCATTTACCGGCCGTCGCCGAAAAAACCTTCCTGATCACCATCGGCGACCGTAGCGTCACCGGCATGGTCGCACGGGATCAGATGGTGGGGCCGTGGCAGGTGCCGGTCGCTGACTGCGCTGTAACAACGGCGAGTCTGGACAGCTACTACGGCGAAGCGATGTCCATCGGGGAGCGTACGCCGGTGGCGCTGCGTAACTTCGCCGCCTCGGCCCGTTTAGCGGTAGGGGAAGCGCTCACTAACATCGCAGCGACGCACATCGGCGATCTGAAACGCATCAAGCTGTCCGCCAACTGGATGTCCGCCGCCGGGCATCCAGGCGAGGACGCAGGTCTGTATGAAGCCGTCAAAGCCGTCGGCGAAGAGCTGTGTCCGGCGTTGGGGCTGACCATTCCCGTGGGTAAAGATTCGATGTCCATGAAAACCCGCTGGCAGGAAAACGGCGAGGATCACGCCGTCACATCGCCGCTGTCGCTGGTAATCACCGCGTTTGGCCGCGTGGAAGACGTGCGAAATACCGTTACGCCGCAGCTGCGCACCGATAAAGACAACGCCCTGCTGCTGATCGATCTCGGCATTGGTCATCATGCGCTGGGCGCGACGGCGCTGGCGCAGGTGTATCGTCAGTTAGGACGTAAAACGGCGGACGTGCGCAGCCCGGAACAACTGGCCGGTTTCTTCAACGCCATGCAGAAGCTGGTCGCCGACAAGGCGCTGCTGGCCTACCACGACCGTTCTGACGGCGGCCTGCTGGTGACGCTGGTGGAAATGGCCTTTGCCGGTCATTGCGGCCTGTCCGCCGATATCGGCAGTATGGGCGAAGACGGTCTGACTATTCTGTTTAACGAAGAATTAGGCGCGGTCATTCAGGTTGAAGCCGACCGACGCGCGGAAGTTGAGCAGGTGTTGGCGGCGTTTGGTCTGGCGGAGTGCGTGCACTACCTGGGCCGCGCGGAAGCGGGCAACCAGTTCGTCATCTCCCTGGGCGAGGAAGTGATTTATCGTGAGAAACGCTCCACGCTGCGCAGCTGGTGGGCGGAAACGACCTGGCAGATGCAGCGCCTGCGCGATAACCCGCAGTGCGCTGATGAAGAGCATCTGGCGAAAGAAGACGACAGCGATCCGGGTCTGAACGTTTCGTTGAGCTTCGATCCGCAGGAGGACATTACCGCGCCGTTCATCAATACGCAGGTGCGTCCGAAAGTGGCCGTACTGCGTGAGCAGGGCGTCAACTCGCATGTGGAAATGGCCGCGGCGTTCGATCGGGCCGGATTTGAGGCTATCGATGTCCACATGAGCGATCTGCTGGCGGGCCGACGTGACCTGCAGGACTTCCAGGCGCTGGTCGCCTGCGGCGGCTTCTCGTATGGTGACGTCTTGGGCGCAGGCGAAGGTTGGGCGAAGTCTATCCTGTTCAACAGCCGCGTCCGCGATGAATTCTCGGCGTTCTTTGCGCGTCCGCAGACGCTGGCGCTGGGGGTGTGCAACGGCTGTCAGATGATGTCCACGCTGCGCGAGCTGATCCCGGGAGCAGAGAACTGGCCGCGTTTCGTTCGCAACAAATCAGATCGCTTCGAAGCGCGCTTTAGTCTGGTGGAGATCGCTCAGAGCCCATCGCTGTTTATGCAGGATATGGCGGGTTCGCGCATGCCTATCGTCGTGTCGCATGGCGAAGGGCTGGTGGAAGTGCGGGATGCTGCGCAACTGGCCGCGTTGGAACAACAGCAACTGGTGGCGCTGCGCTTCGTCAATAACTATGGTCAGGTCGCAGAAAACTATCCGGCCAACCCGAACGGATCGCCGCGCGGGATCACAGCGGTGACCAGCGTCGGCGGGCGCGCCACCATCATGATGCCGCATCCTGAGCGTGTATTCCGCACCGTCAGCAACTCCTGGCATCCGGATTCCTGGGGCGAGGATAGCCCGTGGATGCGGATGTTCCGCAATGCGCGTAAGCAGCTTGGATAA
- the mltF gene encoding membrane-bound lytic murein transglycosylase MltF — translation MKRLTINYFFIGAIALLLALALWPNIPWRSSQDDQLRQILSRGELRVSTIVSPLTYSLHRGSPSGLDYELAKRFADYLGVKLVVSTRRNIDELFTDLDNGDADMLAAGLTYSDDRTQSFRAGPTYYSVSQQLVYRLGSPRPTSLGKLKGRLAVLSGAAQISTLREQQSRRYPSLTWETSTNISELDLLKQVVDGRLDYTIADSISVGLLQRIYPQLAVAFDLSDEEPVNWYMRQTHDDSLSAAMLDFFSRIGEDGSLARLGEKYLGHVGEFDYVDTTTFLNAIDNRLPGLRLLFERYATEIDWKLLAAISYQESHWNPLATSPTGVRGLMMLTRNTAESLAVVDRLNPEESIRGGAKYLSLMMQRMPNTIPDDEKIWFALAAYNMGYAHLMDARKLTEKQKGNPDSWADVKMRLPMLSQKRYYQQTANGYARGHEAYNYVENIRRYTISLVGYLTEKENQAQHIKQAGEGYPAVSPALAQSGLSPSGK, via the coding sequence TTGAAGCGTTTAACGATAAATTACTTTTTCATCGGGGCGATTGCACTGTTATTGGCATTGGCGCTGTGGCCAAATATTCCCTGGCGCAGTAGCCAGGACGACCAACTCAGGCAAATCCTTTCACGTGGTGAGCTACGTGTCAGTACGATTGTTTCTCCACTGACCTACTCCCTACATCGGGGCTCCCCGTCAGGGCTCGATTATGAACTGGCTAAACGATTCGCCGATTACCTCGGCGTCAAGCTGGTCGTTTCTACTCGTCGGAACATCGATGAATTATTCACCGATCTCGATAACGGCGACGCCGATATGCTGGCGGCGGGTCTGACCTACAGCGACGACCGGACGCAGTCGTTCCGCGCGGGCCCCACCTATTATTCCGTCTCACAACAACTGGTATATCGACTGGGCTCGCCTCGTCCCACGTCGCTTGGCAAGCTCAAAGGCCGTCTGGCGGTATTGTCCGGCGCCGCCCAGATATCCACGTTACGCGAACAGCAGTCCAGGCGGTATCCGAGCCTGACCTGGGAAACCAGCACCAACATCTCAGAGCTGGATCTGCTTAAACAGGTGGTTGACGGCAGGCTGGATTACACGATTGCGGACTCGATCAGCGTCGGGTTGCTGCAGCGCATTTATCCGCAGTTGGCGGTCGCTTTTGATCTCAGCGATGAAGAGCCGGTGAACTGGTATATGCGCCAAACCCACGATGACAGCCTGTCCGCCGCCATGCTGGACTTCTTCAGCCGGATCGGTGAAGACGGCTCGCTGGCGCGTCTCGGAGAAAAATATCTGGGTCACGTCGGTGAGTTCGACTATGTGGACACAACCACGTTTCTGAACGCGATTGACAACAGACTGCCGGGACTGCGGTTACTGTTTGAGCGCTATGCCACGGAGATAGACTGGAAGCTGCTGGCCGCCATCTCTTATCAGGAATCGCACTGGAATCCTTTGGCGACCTCGCCGACCGGCGTGCGCGGTCTGATGATGTTAACGAGGAATACGGCGGAAAGCCTGGCGGTGGTCGACCGCCTGAATCCAGAAGAAAGCATTCGCGGCGGCGCAAAATACCTGTCGCTGATGATGCAGCGTATGCCGAACACCATTCCGGACGACGAGAAAATCTGGTTCGCACTGGCGGCCTACAATATGGGTTACGCCCATCTGATGGATGCGCGCAAGCTGACGGAGAAGCAGAAAGGCAATCCGGACAGCTGGGCGGACGTCAAAATGCGCCTGCCGATGCTCAGTCAGAAACGTTACTACCAGCAGACCGCCAACGGCTATGCGCGAGGTCACGAAGCCTATAACTACGTGGAAAACATCCGTCGCTATACGATCAGCCTGGTCGGCTACCTGACGGAAAAAGAGAACCAGGCACAGCATATTAAGCAGGCGGGTGAAGGGTATCCCGCCGTTTCTCCGGCGCTGGCGCAGTCCGGATTGTCTCCGTCAGGAAAGTAA
- the tadA gene encoding tRNA adenosine(34) deaminase TadA, with product MNSVNGDEFWMQHALVLAQRAWDEGEVPVGAVLVLDNQVIGEGWNRSIGQHDPTAHAEIMALRQGGMVVQNYRLLNSTLYITLEPCVMCAGAMVHSRIGRAVYGAADAKTGAAGSLVDILRHPGMNHQIEITSGVLAEACSTQLSDFFRLRRKQQKARRAAASGGLLS from the coding sequence ATGAACAGCGTAAATGGTGATGAATTCTGGATGCAGCACGCGCTGGTGCTGGCGCAACGGGCCTGGGACGAAGGGGAGGTTCCCGTCGGCGCGGTGCTGGTGCTGGACAATCAGGTGATCGGCGAAGGCTGGAACCGGTCTATCGGTCAGCACGATCCCACCGCGCATGCCGAGATCATGGCGCTGCGGCAGGGTGGCATGGTAGTGCAAAACTATCGTCTTCTGAACAGTACGCTATATATCACGCTGGAGCCGTGCGTGATGTGCGCGGGGGCAATGGTGCACAGCCGTATCGGCCGTGCGGTTTACGGCGCCGCCGACGCCAAGACGGGCGCGGCCGGATCGCTGGTGGACATTTTGCGTCATCCCGGTATGAATCATCAGATCGAGATCACATCGGGCGTACTGGCCGAGGCCTGTTCAACGCAGCTGAGCGACTTTTTCCGCCTGCGGCGGAAACAGCAAAAGGCGCGCCGTGCGGCGGCCAGCGGGGGATTACTTTCCTGA
- the yfhb gene encoding phosphatidylglycerophosphatase C, with the protein MRRGRPRQSKEPVLNDKKNLRVVFFDLDGTLHQQDMFGCFLRYLIRRLPLNLLVVISVLPVVMFSLLCGGRAARWPMSCLLWAITVGRGEAKLEQLEKAFVDSFRRQVTPFPEVQQRLTTYLSASDAQVWLVTGSPQRLVEAVYRDAPFLPGVRLMGSQISRRYGGWVLTLRCLGREKVVQLERHLGAPLKLYSGYSDSKQDNPLLYFCEHRWRVTRQGSLQQLE; encoded by the coding sequence ATGAGGCGGGGACGTCCCCGCCAATCTAAGGAGCCCGTTTTGAACGATAAGAAAAATTTGCGCGTCGTATTTTTCGACTTGGACGGCACACTGCATCAGCAGGATATGTTCGGTTGTTTTCTGCGGTATCTTATCCGGCGTTTGCCGTTGAATTTGCTGGTGGTTATTTCCGTGCTGCCCGTGGTGATGTTCTCGCTGCTGTGCGGGGGCAGGGCGGCTCGCTGGCCGATGAGCTGTTTACTGTGGGCCATCACGGTGGGCCGCGGTGAGGCGAAGCTCGAACAGTTGGAAAAAGCGTTTGTGGATAGTTTTCGTCGGCAGGTGACGCCGTTTCCCGAGGTGCAGCAAAGGCTGACCACTTACCTGAGCGCCAGCGATGCTCAGGTGTGGCTGGTCACCGGTTCGCCGCAGCGGCTGGTTGAAGCGGTTTATCGCGACGCCCCGTTTCTGCCGGGCGTGCGGCTGATGGGCAGCCAAATATCCCGTCGCTACGGCGGCTGGGTGCTCACGCTGCGCTGCCTGGGCCGGGAAAAGGTGGTGCAGTTGGAACGTCATCTGGGCGCTCCGCTGAAGCTTTACAGCGGCTACAGCGACAGTAAACAGGATAACCCGCTGCTGTACTTTTGCGAGCATCGCTGGCGGGTCACGCGGCAGGGGAGCCTGCAACAGCTGGAGTAA